GGTGGACTTCCTTGACCAAAGCTCCTTCGTAAACTGTGAATTCGAAGTCATCttcaaaaactttaatatcCCCATCTTGGCGGAAAGTATATGCACAGGAAGTGTGAGTCTTGTAGACGCCGAAGTTCTGGACAATTTTCTCAGACACTCCGTTCATCTCAACCGACTTCAGGCGCCCTGTTTGGTTGTCAATTACTAGTTTGACGAGCTgtgaatgaaaaataataaaaggaaTAAGCCATTTTGTTAACCAGACAATCGAATAGACTTACTGAATTTTCTACTACAGTCTCGGAACTATCAATTTCCCGCTGGCTAAGCTTCTTGATGGCAGAAGTCGGATTGCCCTCAACCTTTTTGATGTAGTAATTGGCGATTTTATTCGCTGTGGCCTTGAAAACTAACTCGTGCTGCGTGTCATTGGGTCGGTACTCCAAGGCCAAAACCTGCCAGGCCACTGGAACCACTTCTGAAGGAACCGTTTTTCCCTTGGCATCTGTCACTTGGTAGTTCTCCTCCTTCACCGGTATGCGAACATACTGGCTGGAGCTATGAGCCAGTGGGTTGTACAAGGTCACGACCACGTTGTCAGCACCGTCCTTGGTAAAAGCACACTCGCTGATGTTCAACCTCAGGCAACTCTCAAACTCTCCGTTGGGCATGTTGGTGAGAATCCGCAGGGCATCGCGTGCATTGTTAGATGCCCCAACGATGGCGTCGTACATCATTCGATCGTAGTCATCGGACACAGCCTGCTTTTCAGTGCCCGTGATGGCATCGTGATGCTGCATTACTCCCATAGTCTGCCGCAGATAGTCCAAATCATTGTTGTGCTGTTCACTTGTTAGATTCGCTAGTACGGATAGCTGCTTGGCCACCTGCAGCATGTGATTCCCATCCCGCTCAAACCGTTTCTGAGTGGGTCGAGAGGTAAAGAATCCTGTCCAAAAACTATTCTTCTCATGGGCATAGGGGAAAAAGTCCTGGGTTTTGTTTGGCCAGGACTCCAGGCTCTGGTGCAGGGAATTCAGATAGCAGCTCGGCGTGGAGTAAAATATGTTGTACTTCGATCCAGATGCCTGGCGTTCGTTAATATACCTAAAGTAAAGCGAAATAGTATTAAGGGATTTTTAACTCTTTACCCCCTCTTACTTGATCAACTTGTCCATGTTCTTGTAGTTGACTTTGGCATCCTCGTACTGGAAATCCCCACCCATGGGAACCATTACGTGGTTAGTGATGTACACCTCCGACATATTTTTGGCATAGGCAATGAAGTGATCTACCCTCTCTTCGACATTGTTTTCTTCGCTATCGCCATCGATAATGGGCTCATCAGTGCAAAGTATATCAAAGCAGAAGCCCGGAGTATCAGAGTAGAAGTTATACAACATTCCACTAAAGAGATTGACTCCACTCATCGATTCACTAGCATCCCAAATCATCTCCATGGTCAAGTCACTCATGCGGGTGTCCTTGTCGTTATGATCCATCCTTGAAAAGAATTGGCCGTCGTAGCCCATGTGGGCGAATATTGCTGCTTGCTCACGGGAGTGACCAAAGGTATCGATCTGCCAGCCAACTCGGGGACGAGCACAGGCTCCGAACGTCTCGTTGAGGAACCTTACAAAGTGAGTTACTACTAAATACTACGAAAGAAGAACCTCTCACATTACTCACTTTAATCCCACTGTAAACTGATCAATCACACCCTGGTAATTGACATCGGCCTCATCGTTCATGCTCCAAGCACCGCCGGTGAACTCAAAACGTCCTTCATTGACCAACTTAGTGACCACCTTCTTCGTGGTCTCCGACTGCTCACTCCACCACTTGGCAAAGAAGGCCGTCTCCACCTGAATAAAGCGACGATTGGGATCCTGCAGTAGCTGAGTGACAACATTATCCAAAATGTATTGCACACCAGCATGATGAATTTTATTCAAGTACCCATAGTACGACTGATCAACAGTCTTTAGCCAACCCACATCATTGTGGGAGTGAGGAACCAAGTGGATGTTAACCATGTTTGATTTCGTTGCGGGACACGACTGCAAAGGACATTATAATAACTAAGACCAAATCAAAAGCTACCGCTTACCTCATAGCCACAAACTGCTTCGGATTGTTGAGCGAGGACCACCAATAAGGTGGCCAAGAGAAAAATTCGACCGAGATATGTCATCATATGTCATTACCAAGTACTGGCCTTTTTTCACACAAGACTGCTGCTTTATAGGCCGCGAATTCTGAAGTATGATGTGATAAGAAAGTACAAGATGGTCACTTTGATAAGTTTGCTTAATTAGCAATTAGCGAAGCTCATAAAATATTCCGAACCTGGTAACTACTGTTTTTTAAGTACCACCATATTGTGATCATGATAAAGCTATTTTAGCTACCTATATTTATCTAACACTTTAGGGCTCTGTAATGCACTTGCAATCTTATCATTCCTTAAGCGAACCATCAGCAGTTTATTACTTGAACTTTGTGTAAAATTAatgatttgttaatttataaacGTAACGAATGGACAGTGGTAACAGTTAGTAAAAAAGTTGAGCtgtgatgaaaataaaaataaatgacaaCATTGAATAAGCCGGACGATTCAAAACCAAGGGTCCTCTGAAATTAGTTTTCTTGCAGAGAGTCCGATGATTTTCTTTAGActgttgtttatttattgacaCACTGCTAAGTGTAACAACATAAATCGATAAGCTATACGTTTTCTATAAACTGAAGACATTTAATAGGGTCAGCTTAGTAAAATCCTACTACTTAGTCCTATTTTATGGGCTAAGTATTTTCTCTGCCTTCACCGCACTAACGGTAATCAGTAGCGATCAACATAAACACCCATCGATAAATTACTCATCCCAGTGGAAGACACTATGTCAACCATAGTTTGCCGattggtttttaaatgtgtctaAACCtacagatttatttttaaagtcccAGAAACTTTCTCCCATTTGTTTTATACGAATGAGCTtactttttccaaaatatatttctgttatatcaaattgcatttataataaCTCAAAcagttaaatcaaattaaacttatttaatCTTAATAATGAAAGTTCGGATTTGCATCGGGTACAAGGTGACGGCAAATTCCGAAGCGTCCTGGGACTCGTCAGCTGACAGGGGCTTGTGGGCGGAGGTGTAATACTCAGGTTCTGATCCTCTAATTCCAGACCCCTCAGAGTGGAACTTGAATCGCTTTAAGTCGCTCAGTGGCAGGCTTCCATCCAAGGTGGTTTCGCGAATTTCCACCCCGTTTAAGTAATCGAAAATCGGGCGAATGTTGAAGCTAACCACATTGCCTTCAATGTGATCCTTAAAGTTCTCCACACGCAGCAAAACCTCATCATCGTTGAAAGGTTCCAGAGTAAGAAGGTGCACCGACTGGGGGAAGTCGTCAAAACTGGGAACCGCCTTGGCAGCGGAGCTGCTACTTCCACTGTTCTGGCTGAAGAACTTCCAAAGGGGCAGGTGGAACTCCTTCTCGGCCTCGCGCTCCGCGGACGTGGACTCATCTGCAGCATTGAGGATTAGGAAGACCTTACCACGAGCAATCAAGGGCTGGCCATATTTCTGCTCGTTCAAGGTCTCATCTACTCCGTATCCATCATCACGGACTAGACGACGATGCAACATGAGTTCTATTTGCCCATCCTTCATGCTAGATCCTCCCTGAGCACGATCGTTCAGGACGGCGATGCGCTTGTTACTGTCTTGCAAAGCAATGCGGGATGTAATGGGATAGTAGTTTCCGGAAGTAGGCTGCACTGCCAATTCTGGGTCGAAGTCCTCTCGCTTATCCTTTTCTCGTCTAATCAACTCACGACCATTGGAATCAGTGTAAAAGACGCCATTGGAAGCGATTTCACTGGTGAATGTCATGACTACCTCCGTACCAAACTCTTCTTCAATTGGAATGGGGCCAACCAGCCACTCGAACTccacaacatttttgttctcaTAAATACGGATGACCTGAGAGATGTAGTCGTTGAAATG
The genomic region above belongs to Drosophila takahashii strain IR98-3 E-12201 chromosome 2L, DtakHiC1v2, whole genome shotgun sequence and contains:
- the LManIV gene encoding lysosomal alpha-mannosidase, whose translation is MTYLGRIFLLATLLVVLAQQSEAVCGYESCPATKSNMVNIHLVPHSHNDVGWLKTVDQSYYGYLNKIHHAGVQYILDNVVTQLLQDPNRRFIQVETAFFAKWWSEQSETTKKVVTKLVNEGRFEFTGGAWSMNDEADVNYQGVIDQFTVGLKFLNETFGACARPRVGWQIDTFGHSREQAAIFAHMGYDGQFFSRMDHNDKDTRMSDLTMEMIWDASESMSGVNLFSGMLYNFYSDTPGFCFDILCTDEPIIDGDSEENNVEERVDHFIAYAKNMSEVYITNHVMVPMGGDFQYEDAKVNYKNMDKLIKYINERQASGSKYNIFYSTPSCYLNSLHQSLESWPNKTQDFFPYAHEKNSFWTGFFTSRPTQKRFERDGNHMLQVAKQLSVLANLTSEQHNNDLDYLRQTMGVMQHHDAITGTEKQAVSDDYDRMMYDAIVGASNNARDALRILTNMPNGEFESCLRLNISECAFTKDGADNVVVTLYNPLAHSSSQYVRIPVKEENYQVTDAKGKTVPSEVVPVAWQVLALEYRPNDTQHELVFKATANKIANYYIKKVEGNPTSAIKKLSQREIDSSETVVENSLVKLVIDNQTGRLKSVEMNGVSEKIVQNFGVYKTHTSCAYTFRQDGDIKVFEDDFEFTVYEGALVKEVHQRVNDWISQVIRIYEDVNRVEFEWLVGPIPVDDQLGSEFVTNFKSGISSKGVFYTDSNGRELMKREMNKREDFVSDLSRQPVSGNFYPVTSRIALQDETKRLVLLNDRSQGGASLEDGALEMLIHRRHLFNDGGGVGEALNETHFGKGLIARGKLYLVLDSVEDGDTVLERKAEKELFLPFWKFFSRATEIGKATTKTVLDFDDLPQSIHLLTLESFTEKEILLRFENFLDKSEGQVTSFNIRDIFDSLGGLAIRETTLDGNMPLSDMKRFKFHAQESGNRHSAVEFSTAQHRSLEADKSDEASLFAVTLYPMQIRTFIIKTQ